The region CTTTATTTTCAGCCGCCGTATCGGGAAACAGCTTACCGATGTCGCCCAAAGCCGCTGCTCCCAATACCGCATCGGTAATCGCGTGCAACAAAGCATCGGCATCGGAATGGCCGAGCAAGCCTTTTTCAAATGGAATTTTCACGCCGCCGAGAATCAAATCGCGCCCTGCTACCAGTTGGTGAACATCATAACCTTGTCCGATACGGATATTCATGTTTTTGTTTCCTATTATTGATTTGTCTTTTTGATTTTTAGGCCGTCTGAAACAATATCAACGCAATCTTTTCTTTGGTTCCGTTTTCGCACTGTTCGGACGGCCTTATTACTCAATTGGCAAGCAGTAAGCGCACGATAAATTCATCTTGCGGCAACGTCAGTTTCAAATTGCGCGTGTCGCCCAACACCAGCAAAGGCCGCACGCCCAGCATTTCCACCGCTGATGCTTCGTCGGTCACCCCGCTTAAATCGTCGGCAGACAAAGCCCGGTGTAATAAGGCCGTCTGAAAAAGCTGCGGCGTTTGCGCCTGCCATAATCCGGATCGGGAAACTGTTTCCGTAATTTGGCTGTCTTCGCCCGCACGTTTCAAGGTATCCGCCACCGGCACCGCCAAAATCCCGCCTTGTTCGGCATTGGCTGCCGCCTCAATCAAGCGGCCCAAGGCTTCGGCAGGCAGGCAGCAACGCGCGGCATCGTGTACTAAAATATTGTCGGTTTCCGCTGCCAAACCTTGCTTTAATAAACTTTCCACGCCATTGCGCACGGTTTCGGCACGCGTTTCGCCGCCTACCTTAAATATACCTGCTTTATCTGATGCCACCTGAACAATATGGTCTTCCGGCGACACGATAACGGCAATAAAATCAATCTGCGGATGCTGTTCGAAAATATCGACGGTGTGTTGCAACACGGTTTTGCCGTTGATTTCCACATATTGCTTCGGCTTACCCGCCCCAAAGCGCGCACCGGTACCGGCGGCCGGAATCAAAGCGATATTGCGTTTCATGCCTGCCGCTCCGCCGCAGGTTTGCGCCAAACGCATTCATCGCCTAAAGCATCTAAATATTGCTCGTGCCCGGCCAATTCATTTTCATCGGCACACACCACTTTCAGACGGCCGTTACGCGTTGTTTGCACCGGGTTGGCCGACGTTTGCCGATCGCCGCTTTCTTCGTTTGCGCCCATCAAATCAAATTGCTGACGGGTCATGGCCAGATAGACATCGGCCAATAATTCGCAGTCGATCAATGCGCCGTGCAACACACGCTTGCTGCGGTCGACAGAAAAGCGGTTACACAGCACATCCAAGCTGTTTTTCTGACCGGGGAACATTTCGCGCGCCATTGCCAACGTGTCGGTTACTTGGCAACCCAATTCGCGTACAGTCGGTAAACCAATTTTAGAAAATTCACGGTTTAAGAAACCTTCGTCAAACGGCGCATTATGGGCAATAATTTCGGCATCGCAAATAAAATCGGCGATCCGATTACCCACGGCCGCAAAAACCGGTGCGTTTTTTTCTTCCAACACTTC is a window of Neisseria yangbaofengii DNA encoding:
- the ispD gene encoding 2-C-methyl-D-erythritol 4-phosphate cytidylyltransferase — encoded protein: MKRNIALIPAAGTGARFGAGKPKQYVEINGKTVLQHTVDIFEQHPQIDFIAVIVSPEDHIVQVASDKAGIFKVGGETRAETVRNGVESLLKQGLAAETDNILVHDAARCCLPAEALGRLIEAAANAEQGGILAVPVADTLKRAGEDSQITETVSRSGLWQAQTPQLFQTALLHRALSADDLSGVTDEASAVEMLGVRPLLVLGDTRNLKLTLPQDEFIVRLLLAN
- the dnaQ gene encoding DNA polymerase III subunit epsilon encodes the protein MSKRQIIFDTETTGFLDDPTNRMIEFAGVEMVNRQLTGNYLHLYIHPERDIPEDAVKVHGLTLEVLEEKNAPVFAAVGNRIADFICDAEIIAHNAPFDEGFLNREFSKIGLPTVRELGCQVTDTLAMAREMFPGQKNSLDVLCNRFSVDRSKRVLHGALIDCELLADVYLAMTRQQFDLMGANEESGDRQTSANPVQTTRNGRLKVVCADENELAGHEQYLDALGDECVWRKPAAERQA